From Pedobacter cryoconitis, one genomic window encodes:
- a CDS encoding metallophosphoesterase family protein produces MKKIGLISDTHGYLDDAVYKHFEDCDEIWHAGDFGPDVAEKLKAFKPLKGVYGNIDDKEIRAEFPEHLRFNCENVDVWMTHIGGYPGKYAPNIKGEIYTNPPKLFITGHSHILKVMFDPKIGCLHINPGAAGKSGWHKVKTLIRFCISEEKIHTLEAIEIGNR; encoded by the coding sequence ATGAAAAAAATTGGATTAATTTCAGATACGCATGGTTACCTGGATGATGCGGTTTATAAGCACTTTGAAGATTGTGATGAGATCTGGCATGCAGGAGATTTTGGGCCTGATGTTGCGGAAAAGTTAAAAGCATTTAAACCATTAAAAGGAGTGTACGGAAATATCGATGATAAAGAGATCAGAGCGGAGTTTCCAGAGCATCTGCGTTTTAACTGTGAAAATGTGGATGTTTGGATGACTCATATTGGTGGATATCCCGGAAAATATGCTCCAAATATAAAGGGTGAAATATACACTAACCCCCCGAAGCTTTTCATCACTGGTCACTCTCATATCCTAAAAGTGATGTTCGATCCTAAAATTGGCTGTTTACATATAAACCCGGGTGCAGCGGGTAAATCTGGCTGGCATAAAGTTAAAACTTTAATTCGTTTTTGTATTTCGGAAGAAAAAATCCATACCTTAGAGGCCATAGAAATAGGTAATAGGTAA